The genomic stretch GGGGCGCTGCTCGATCCGGAACCCGCGGAGGCGCCGGAGGTGCGGCGCGAGCTGGGCCGCGAGGTGGCGGCCATGCGCGAGGAAGCACTGCAAGACCTGGCGGGGGTAGCCAGCGATGATTGGGAGGTGCCGACCTTTCTGCGCAAGCAGAACGACTAGGGGACGCCCATGCCCTCGCTGCTGAGGCGGCTCTTCGGCGGGCGTCGCGACGAGGACTACAGCGCGGGCATCGCCCTGTACAACGAGGGCCGCTTCGAGGAGGCGATCGCCCGCTTCGAAGCGGCCATCGCCGGGGCGGCGAAGAGCAGCACCACCTACCGCCTCGGCACCTTCTACGCCGCCGAGGCCCACGCGAACATCGGCCGCAGCCTGCTCAGGAGCGAGCACTACGACGAGGCGCGCTTCCACCTCGAGCAGGCCCTCAGCGAGACCCCCAACTTCCCGGACATCCAGTACTGCCTCGGCGTCGCGCTCTTCATGGGCGGCGAGCGCGCGGCGGCCCTGCCCTGCTTCCAGCGCGCCCTCGCGATCAACCCCGACTACATCGAGGCGCGCTGCTTCCTCGCCGTCGCGCTCGACGCGCTGGGGGACGCCGAGGGCGCCCGGCGCGAGCTGCGCCAGGCGGCGGCGCTGCAGTCCGAGATCCCGATCTCGGTGAACCGCTTCCTGCTCGTGCACCTCAAGGAGCGCGAGACGGTGCTGCCCGAGGTGGGGCCGGTGCTCGAGCTGCTCGAGAGCGGCGCCGAGTTCCGCGAGCTCTACGGGGAGGGCATCGCCCAGTTCAACCTGGGCCAGCACGCGCTGGCCGCCGAGCTGCTCGAGCGGGCGGCGGCGATGAAGCCGCACTACGCCGACGTCCAGTGCCAGCTCGGCCTCGCGCGCCTCAAGTGCGGGCGCACGGAGCCGGCGATCGCCGCCTTCGGCCGGGCCCTCACCGTGAACCCGCGCTTCATGGAGGCCGCCTACTTCCTCGGCCTCGCCCAGCTCAAGGCGGGCCACCCGCTGGAGGCCGAGGAGTCCCTCGCCTTCGCGCGCAGCCTGGGCGGGGAGGGCAGCGACCTGCTGCTCCACCTCGCGCAGGCCCGCTTCCAGCTCGGCCGCAACGAGGAGGCGGCCCTGCTCCTCGAGGAGCTCTTGGGGCGGCATCCCGAGCAGAGCCAGGCGCGCTACCTGCTCGGCCTGCTCCGCCACCTCGAGGGCCGCGACGATGAAGCCCTGCGCCTGCTGCGCGAAGCCCTCGGCCACAATCCGTCGCTCGGCGAGGCCGAGGTCGACCTCGCCCTCCTGCACGCCCAGCGCGGCGAGTGGGAAGACGCCGACCCGCACTTCCGGCGCCTGCAGGAGCGCAATCCCGGCGACGCGACCCTGCAGGCCTTCCTCGGCCAGGCCCTGCTCTCGCGCGGGGACCTCGAGGCCGCCCTCGCCGCCTTCACCCGCGCGCTGGACTTGGCGCCGGGCGACCTCTACGCCCTGCGCGGGCGCCTGCGCTGCGAGCTGCGCCTGGGCCGCCTCGCCAAGGCCGAGGCTCTGCTCGCGCCCCTGCTCGCGGCGCACCCGGACTACCCCGACCTGCTCAAGCTGCGCGGCGACCTCGCCTTCAAGCGCGGCGAGTACGGCGCGGCGGCCGCCGACTACCGCGCCGCGCTCGCGCTGGCGCCGCGCTACCTGGAGGCCGAGCTGGCCCTCGCGCTCGCCCTGCGCAATCAGGGCCGGAGCGCGGAGGCGACGGCCCTGCTCGCCCCGCTCGTCGCCCAGCACCCCGAGCGCCTGGAGCTGCGCCACCTGCTCGACGAGCACTTCGCGCTGGCCGAGTTCGAGGACGCCGAGAGCGATTAGCGCCGCGCCGAGCGCCGCCTGCCGCGCGGCCGCGCTTGTCAGCGCGCGCGGCAGGGTCTAGGCTGCCCCGCATGCAGAGCGGCGGCGCGCGCGCAGAGGGCCTCCAGCGCCCGGTGCAGTTCCTCAAGGGCGTCGGTCCGCGCCGCGCGGCCGACCTCGCGAGGCTCGGCCTCCACACGGCCGAGGATCTGCTCCTGCACTTCCCCCGCGACTACCTGGACCTCGGCGAGAGCCTGCCGCTCGCAGCGCTCACGCCCGGCCTGCGCGCCACGGTGCGCGGGCAGGTGCTGGCCAGCGCCGAGCGGCGGCCGCGCCAGGGCCTGGGCATCCTCACCGTGCTCATCGACGACGGCACGGGCCGGCTGCAGCTCGTCTTCTTCAACCAGCCCTACCTGAAGAAGCAGCTCGCCAACGGCGTGCAGGTCGTGGCCAACGGCGAGGCGGCGCCGTTCCGGGGCGCGCTCCAGATGCAGTCGCCCGAGCTGGAGATCCTCGGCGAGGAGGAGAGCCCGCGCCTGCTCGGGCGGCGCATCCTGCCGCTCTATCCGGCGACGCGCGGCGTCGGCCAGCGCTGGCTGCGCCGCCTGCTCGATGGCCTCCTCGCGGAGCCCGGGCTCGTCGCCGGTCTGCCCGAGATCCTGCCCGCGGAGTGGCTGCGCGCCGAGGGCTGGCCGGCGCGGGGCGCCGCGCTGCGGGCGATCCACTTCCCCGAGGATCGCGATGAACTGGCCAGCGCCCGCGAACGGCTCAAGTTCGAGGAGCTCTTCCTGCTGCAGCTCCTCGCCGCGTTGCGCCGCCGGCAGCTCGCGCGCGAGGCGGGCCCCGTGCTCGCCGGCGGCGAGCGCCTGCTCGCGCCCTTCCTCGCCGGCCTGCCCTACCAGCTCACCGCGGCGCAGGCGCGGGCGCTCGCCGAGATCCGCGGCGATCTCGCGAGCGGCGGCCGCATGAACCGCCTGCTCCAGGGCGACGTCGGCTGCGGCAAGACGGTGGTCGCGCTCGCCGCGCTGCTGCTCGCCGCCGAGGGCGGCTACCAGGGCGCCTTCATGGTGCCGCTCGAGGCCCTCGCGCGGCAGCACTTCGCGAACTGGGCGGGGCCCCTGGCCGCGCTCGGCCTGCGCGCGGGGCTCCTGCTCGGCGGCGGCAGCCAGCCGGCCAAGGAGCGGCGCTCGGTGCTCGCGGGCCTGGCCGACGGCGCCATCGACATCGCCTTCGGCACGCAGGCCCTGATCCAGGACGAGATTCGCTTCGCGCGCCTCGGGCTCGCCGTCGTCGACGAGCAGCACCGCTTCGGCGTGCTCCAGCGCGCGGGCCTCAGGGAGCGCGGCGCGCCGCACGTGCTCGTGATGACGGCGACGCCCATCCCGCGCTCGCTGGCGATGACCGTCTACGGCGACCTGGAACTCAGCGTGATCGACAGCCTGCCGCCCGGCCGGCCGGGCCTCGTCACCCGCCTCGCGACCGAGGAGCAGCTCCCGCGCATCCACGCCTTCCTGCGCGAGCGCGTCGCAGCAGGCGAACGCGCCTTCCTCATCTTCCCCCTGGTGGAGGAGGGCGATCAAGCCGAGCTGGCGGCGGCCACGCAGGCCTACGAGGAGCTGGCGGCCGGGCCCCTGGCCGGCCTCGGTTGCGGGCTGATCCACGGGCGGCTCTCGGCGGCGAGGAAGGCCGCGGCGCTGGCCGCATTCCGCAGCGGGGAGCGGCCGGTGCTCGTGGCAACGACGGTGATCGAGGTGGGCATCGATGTGCCCGAGGCCACGCTGATGCTGATCCACAACCCCGAGCGCTTTGGCCTCAGCCAGCTCCACCAGCTGCGCGGGCGCATCGGCCGCGGGCGGCAGAAGAGCTACTGCATCCTCGTCGCGCCGGCCGGGATGGGCGAGACGAGCCGCGAGCGCCTGGAGACCTTCGTCAAGCATCGCGACGGCTTTCGCCTCGCCGAGGAGGACCTGCGCCTGCGCGGGCCGGGCGAGCTCTTCGGGCAGCGCCAGCACGGGCGGCCCGAACTCAGCCTCGCCCATCCGCTGGCCGACGCGCGGCTGGTCGCCCTCGCCCGCGAGCGGGCGGCGGCCTTGGTCGCCCGCGACCCCGAGCTGGCGGCCGCCGATCTGCGCGCGCTCCGGGAGCTCCTCCAGCGGGTCTACCGGGAGCGGCTGCTCCTCGCCGGGGTCGGCTGAGCACTCCGCCGGGCATGCCGATTGCAGCCCCTCGCGGAGCCTGGCCGCCGAGGCCAGCTCGCTGAGCACGGAGCGCGCATGACGGCCCAGACCCTATGCTGTCCGAGCTGCGGAGCGACCTACGCTGTTCCGCCTAGCCTGATGGAAAAAGGCGAGTTGCGCGTGCGCTGTCCCCAGTGCCAGCAGGGCTTTCGCCTGCGTTGGGTCCCGCCGGCCGCGCCGCCCGCCACGGCAATTGCTGCCGAGTCGTCGCTCCCGGCCGGCCCGGCCGCAGCGCCCGGGCCGGCGGCGCCGGCCCCCGCCGGGCTCAACGCCCAGCAGGAAGCCCGGCGGGCCCGGCGTTTCGCCAGGGCTCTGGCGGAGAGCATCCTGCAGGGACCGGGCCGGCGCGAGCGGCGGGATCGCGCGCTGGCCGAGGGGCGCCTGATCCCGGAGTTCAGCCGCGAGCTGCGCGAGGCCTGGCGGCTGTATGTCGATAAAGTGGGCGAGGATTACGCCCACAGCTCACCTGCATTCCGAGATGCCTTCAATGAGATCCTCGCCGACGGACAGCCGCTCTTCTGAGGCGGGGCTCCCGGTGGAGCAGGGGCCGCTGTACCTGTGGGCCTGCGACGCTCGTCTGGCAGCCCGCGCCCGGGCGGAGCTCGGCGCCGCGGCGGCTCGGCTGGCGCCCTTGCCGCCGCGAGCGGAGTGGGAGCTCGCCCTGCCTGCCGGCACTTTCGGGGTCTTGCTCACCGCCAGCGGCGAAGAGAGCCTGCCGCCCGCCGAGGCGCTGGCCGCGCTGCGGGCGGCGGGAGGGCGGCTCGTCCTCTTCCTGCCTGCCCTCGACGAGCGCAGCCGGCGGCGCCTCGTCCGTCGCGGCTTCCACGAGGCGCTCGCGCCGCCCTTCGCCGGGCTCGACCTGGGCCGCCTCTTCGCCGACGCCGACCGCCCGCTCGTTCTCGCGCGGCGTTTGCCGGAGTTCGAGGCGCGCGTGGAGAGCCGCGTCGAGTTCCGTCTGCCGGCCGAGCTGCGCTTCGTGGCGCCGGCCGCCGGCTTCCTCTGTCGCCTGGCCCGCGAGCACGGCTTCCACCCGCGCATCTGGGCGGAGGCCCTGCCCCTCGCACTCGACGAAGCCCTCGCCAACGCGATCCGTCACGGCTGCGCGCTGGACCCAGCGAAGGAAGTGCGGGTCTTGGCGCGCTTCGGGCCGCGGCGCCTGCGCGTGCGCATCGAGGACCCGGGGGCCGGATTCGACCCCGAGCGGGTCGCCGATCCCAGGAGTGCCGAAGGTCTGCGGCGCGGCAGCGGCCGCGGCCTGCTGCTGATGCGGGAACTGGTGGATCGGGTGGAGTTCCGCAAGGGCGGGCGCGTCGTGCTGCTCACCGTGCGGCGGCGCGCGGAGGGGGAGACCTAGAACTCCTCCTCCTGCCACTTGCTGGAGTGGATCTCGCCGAGCAGGCCATCGATCTGGCTGCGCACGCGGGCGTTCTGGTCGGGCTCGAAGAGGGCCTTCTTCACGCGGCCGTACTGGTCCTTCTTCAGGTAGCGCAAGGCCTTGATGTCCTTGAGCGAGACGAGGATGTCCTTGCTCGCGCGCACCTCGAGCGGGCGGCCGTCCATGTCCTGGTCGGGGTTGTGGAAGGGATGCATGCCGATGCCCCAGCCGTAGGCGAGCAGGGTGCCGAGCAGGACGCGCAGCGTGTTGCGCCCCTGCACCGTGCTCAGGTCGAGGTCCTCGTCGATGCTGCGCTCCACCTTGTCCACGAGGGCGACCAGTCGCTCCAGGGAGTCCTCGCCGAGCTCGATGTTCAGGAAGCGGGAGAACATTTCCGCCACGACCTTGCGCGACTCCGCCATCGGGGATCTCACCTCGTTGCAAGGATGGACTTTGCGCGCCGCGGCCCAGCGCCGCCCGGGGGCGCGCCGCCGCAGTCGCAAGATCCAGGCCGACTTAGGTAGGCGCTCGGGCCGGCGGCGGTCCTTCCCCCGCAGCGACCCGCGAGAACGGATCTTGCATTCGCCGCCGGGAGGCAAGGCAGCCGGCGGCGCCGCGGCCCCTCCTGGGGCTGCGGACGCTGCGATCAGGACGCACGGGGGACAGCCCCCTGAATCACGGAGCGAGGTGCAGCGTGGCTCTCATCAACCGAGCGGGGCAGGAAGTCAGCGCCAAGGTCGTCTACTACGGCCCGGGTCTGAGCGGCAAGACGACCAATCTCGAGGTGCTCTTCCGCCAAGTCCCCGAAGACCATCGCGGCAAGATGATCTCGATGAAGACGCGCACGGACCGCACGCTCTTCTTCGACCTGCTGCCCCTGAGCGGCGACGCGATCCTCGATTTCAACGTGCGCATCCTGCTCTACACGGTGCCCGGTCAGGTCTACTACAACGCGACGCGGCGGCTCGTGCTCAAGGGCGTCGACGCCGTCGTCTTCGTCGCCGACAGCCAGCGCGGCAAGATGGAGGAGAACCTCGAGAGCCTGGAGAACCTGCGCTCCAACCTGGCGGACATGAACCTCAAGCTCGAGGACCTGCCCTGGGTCATCCAGTACAACAAGCGCGACCTGCCGGACGTGCTCGGCGTGCAGGAGCTCGAGCACGCCCTCAACCCGACGGGCGTGCCCTGCTTCAGCGCGGTCGCGCCGCGCGGCGAGGGCGTGCAGGAGACCCTGCGCGGCGTCACCGAGCATCTGCGGCCCCACTTGCGCGCGCTCGTCGAGAGGGAGATCGGCGAGTCCCTGCGCAGCGGCTCCGCGGCGAACCCCGGCCGCTCGACGCCGCCGGTCGCCGCGCAGCCGCCGCAGGTGGAAATGCCGGCGCTTCGACCGGCGGCGCCGGCACCGCCGCGCAGCGGCCTCAACCTCGATCAGCTCCCCGACCCGCGGGTCGTGGAGATCGCCCCCGGGGATCTCCACGACCAGTCGCTGCGCGGGCAGCGGCCCCTGGTCGACCTCATGGAGGGCAGCGATGTGCGCCACGCCCTGCACAACGTGGAGACGACCGTCGATGCCTCGCCCCTGCGCTCGCTCGCCGACACCCTGCCGGCGCGCGGCAGCGAGGGCCCGCCGGCCGGCGCGCAGCCGCCGGACCGCCTGGCGGCGGCGCCGTTCAGCCGACCCGTCCCGCGCGTGGTCCCGGAGATCGTGGAACTCGATTCCCCCTCGGCAGCGCCGCCGGCGCCGGCCGTCCCGCCCACGCCGCCTCGGCCCGCCGCGTCGGCGCCGCCGTTGCGGCCGGCCTCGCCCGCCGCGCCGGTCCCTCCGGCCGCGACGACGCGCCCCGGTGACGCGCCGCCCATCCAGCGCTCGGCGCCGCTCTGGGCCTCGCCGCCGCTGGCCGCGCAGGCCCCCGCGACTCCTCCCGCCGCGCCGGTGATCCCGCGCTCCGCCCCGCTCTGGGCTTCGGCGCCGCCCGCACCGAGCGCGCCGCCCGCAGCCGCTGCGCCGCCCGCACCGAGCGGAGCGGCTGCGCCGCCGCCGAGCGCCAGCGAGAGCAGCTCCGACCGGCCGCTCACACTGCGCGTTCCGCGCGCCCTGCTCGAGCGGGGCGAGTTGCAGATCCGCCTGATCGTCGAGGAGGCGCCGGCGCCCTCGGCCCTGTCGAGCGCAGGCGGCGGTGGGGGCCTGGCCGAGCCGGGCGCCTCCCGCAGCAGCGCCGCCTTCAGCGAGGAGCGGACCGCGGACCTGAAGCCGAGCCTGAGCCTGGAGAGCGACCTCGGCGCGCCGGTTGCGCCGGTCCCGCAGGCGGCGCCCGAACCTGTGGCGAGCGCGACGGCCGCGCCCGGCCGCGCGGGCGGCGTCTCACGGCCGGCCGGCACCGGCATGCGCTTCGCGCTGCGCAACGGCGAGCTGGTCCCGCTGGACTAGCCCAGCGCGCCGGCGGAGCGCGCTTGACAGCCCGCCGGGGCGCGACTAGCCTTCCGGGGTCGGGGAGGGCCGCCTTGACCATGAGCAAGCGCATTCTCGTCGTCGACGACGAGGCCAGCATTCGCACTCTCTACAGTCAGGAGCTGCGCGACGAGGGTTACCTCGTCCAGGCGGTGGCTTCGGCCGAGGAGGCCTCTCTCGCGCTGGCCGAGCAGCCGGTGGACCTGGTGATCCTCGACATCGAGCTGCCGGGCAAGGACGGTCTGGCTTACTTGCGCGAGGTCATGGAGCAGTACCGGGACCTGCGCGTGGTGATCAACAGCGCCTACCACAGCTACAAGGACGACTTCACCTCCTGGTCCGCGGAGGCCTCCCTGGTCAAGTCGTCGGACCTGGATCCGCTGAAGGCGACGGTCCGGGAACTGCTAACGAAGTGACGCGTTGGGGCGCCCACCGCCCCCGCCGGGAGAAGCCATGGCGATTCGCCGCCCGCTCGCACTGCTCGCCCTGCTCGCACTGCTCGCACTGCCCGCCCTGGCTGTCGCCGATACGGTAGCGCATCCCTTCGCCGCCCTGCCGGCGCCAGGCGCGCCGAGCAAGCTCGGTCTCGATCGCCTGCAGTGGGGGACGACGGCGCTCAGCTACAGCCAGAGCTGGAGCGCGGGGCGCAGCAGCTCCCTGGGCCTGCTCACCAAGGATCTGCGCGTGCCGCTCGGCCGCGGCCTCGACTTCAACGCCCGCTTCGGCCTCGCCTTCGCGCCCGGCAGCCAGTCGCTGGGCACGGGCGAGGAGGGCGCTCGCTTCGTCCTGCCCTTCGCCGCGCTCGACTGGCAGCCGAGCGAGAACCTCCAGCTGCGCCTCGAGGTGGGTCAGGGCCTGGGTCTCTACGATCCCTATGCGGCCTACGGCTGGCGCCGCTCCGGCCTCGCCTCGCCGCTGCGCGAGCGCAGGGCGACCGACGCGCCGCTCGCCGACGAGTAGTCGCTCAACATTGTCTTGACCGTCTTTCGCGGCCCCTCCTATCCTGCCGCCGGCTCGACGGCAACCGGGAGGCTGGTGCGCGCATGAGTCCCCTGAACTGGTACCGCAAGATGCAGCGGCGCTCGCAGCGGCGGGCCACCCTCGATGCGCTCTGCTCGGAGGCCGCCCGCGACGCCGAGGCCGCCCTGCGCTGGCTCGACGAGCGCCTGGCCCGCGGCGAACGCGCGGAGATCGAGGCCTTCTTCGAGGAGATCCCCGACCCCTTCGCGCTACCGGTCGCGGCCTACGCCGAACTGATCGAGCGCAGCTACCGGGCGGAACTCTTCGAGGCCGGCTTGCGCCTGGCCGCGGCCTGGCGCCGCAGCGATCCCGAGTCGGCGCGTCCCCTCAACCAGGCCGCGCGCCTGCACAGCCTCGCCGGCCGTTTCGAGCAGGCGCACGAACTGCACAGGCTTGCCCTCGCCCTGCCCAGCGACGCCGCCGAGAGCCACTACCAGCTCGGCTGCACCCTGCTGCGCGAGAACCGCAACCTGGAGGCCGAGGCGGCCTTCCGGGAGGCTCTCGCCCGCGATCCCCGGCTGGCGAAGGCGCACACCAACCTCGGCTTCAGCCTCGACCGCCGCGGCGAGCGCGACGAGGCCATCCTCCATTTCCGCCGGGCCATCCAGCTCGATCCGCACAACGCGATGGGGCACCTGAACCTGGGCGCCCTCTATGGCGAGCGGGGCGACTACGAGCAGGCGATCCACCTCTTCCGGAAGACGGTGGAGCTGGCGCCGGACGGCCTCGAGGGGCGCATGAGCCTGGGCCTCGCCCTCGCCAACTGCAGCCGTTACGGCGAGGCGATCGGCGAGTTCGAAGGCGTGCTCGGCCTGCGCCCGCAGCACGCGGACGCGCGCTTCCACATCGCCCTCTGCCATTCGCGCCTCGGCGCCCACCGCAAGGCGCTCGCCGAGCTGGAACGCGCGGACGCCAAGGACCCGCGCGTTCGTTTCTACCTCGGCCTCTGCTACGTCAACCTCGGCGAGTACGCCAAGGCCCTGCCCTGCTTCCAGCAGGTACTCGAGCTGCACCCCGATGACGCCCGGAGCCACTACTACCTGGGCATCATCTATGATCAGCTCGGGCAGGCAGAAGCGGCGCGGCAGAGCTACCGCCAGGCCGAGGCCCTGGGCCACCGCGCCGGCGTGGCGCGGGCGGTGGGCGCCTAGGGCTGCGGCCCGCCTTGACCGTTTTCCGGCCTTGACCTAGGATAACCCCTTCAATGGCCGCCGCGCGGGCGCCGCGGTTGCGGTCGGGGCGAGGAGCACTTGCGATGAGCGACGGCAGCGTCCGCGCGATGGCGAAGGCCTACGAGCCGGCGAGCGTCGAGGCCAGGCTCTACGCGGCCTGGGAGGCGGGCGGCTACTTCCGCCCGCGCCCCGATCCCGCCGGCCGGCCGCCCTACGTGATCGTCATCCCGCCGCCGAACGTCACCGGCATCCTGCACATGGGCCACGTGCTCGACAATGCGCTACAGGATATCCTCATCCGCTGGCAGCGCATGCAGGGAGTCGAGACCCTCTGGCTGCCCGGCTGCGATCACGCCGGCATCTCCACGCAGAGCGTCGTCGCCAGGAAGCTGCGCGAGCAGGGCCAGGATCCCGAGGCCATGGGTCGCGAGGCCTTCCTCGCCGCGGCCTGGGCCTGGAAGGACGAATACCACGCGCGCATCACGGGCCAGTTGCGCCGCCTCGGCTGCAGCTGCGACTGGGAGCGCGAGCGCTTCACGATGGACGAAGGGCTCAGCCACGCCGTGCAGCGCGTCTTCATCGCGCTCTACGAGGCGGGTCTGATCTATCAGGGCGAGTACATCGTCAACTGGGACGTCCAGGACCAGACCGCGATCAGCGACGAGGAAGTGGAGTTCCAGGAAGTCGACGGCCACCTGTGGCACCTGCGCTACCCGCTGATCGGCGGCGAGGGCTCGCTCGTGGTGGCCACCACGCGCCCGGAGACGATGCTCGGCGACACGGCGATCGCGATCAACCCCGGCGACGCGAGCAAGGCCGCCTACCGCGGCCGCCGCGCGCGCCTGCCGCTGGTGGGCCGCGAGCTGCCGATCATCGAGGACGATTTCGTCGATCCCGAGTTCGGCACCGGCTTCGTCAAGGTGACGCCGGCCCACGACCCCAACGACTTCGCGATGGGCCAGCGGCACGGTCTCGAGCGGGTGCAGGTGATCGGGCCCGATGGCCGCATGAGCGCCGCCGCCGGCGAGTACGCCGGCCTGACGCGCGAGGAAGCGCGCCGCGCCGTGCTGGCCGCGCTCGAGGCCCAGGAACTCGTCGTGAAGGTCGAGCCCTACCGGCACAGCGTGGGCCACGGCCAGCGCAGCGGCCTGCCGATCGAGCCCATGGTCTCCACGCAGTGGTACGTGCGCATGGCCGAGCTCGCCGAGCCGGCCATCGCAGCCGTCGCCGAGGGCCGCGTGCGCTTCACCCCCGCCCGCTGGGAAAAGACCTACAGGCACTGGATGGAGGGCATCCGCGACTGGTGCATCAGCCGCCAGCTCTGGTGGGGGCATCGCATTCCCGTCTGGACCCATGCGGTGACCGGCGAGCGGCGCGCGGCGACGGCGGCCCCGGACGCCAGCGGCCACTGGCGCCAGGATCCCGACGTGCTCGACACCTGGTTCTCGAGCTGGCTGTGGCCCTTCTCGACCCTGGGCTGGCCGGAGGCCACGGCGGATCTCGCGCGCTACTACCCCGGCAGCACGCTGGTGACGGGCCCGGACATCATCTTCTTCTGGGTGGCGCGCATGATCATGGCCGGCCAGCGCTTCGCGGGCGACGTGCCCTTCCGCGACGTCTTCCTGCACGGCATCGTGCGGGACAAGCAGGGCCGCAAGATGAGCAAGAGCCTTGGCAACAGCCCCGACCCGCTCGAGCTCTTCGACCGCTACGGCGTCGACGCCGTGCGCTTCTCGATGACGATGCTCACGCCCCTGGGCGGCGACTATCTCTTCGAGGACAAGCACATGGAGATGGGCCGCAACTTCGCCAACAAGCTCTGGAACGCGAGCCGCTACGTGCTCATGCAGCTGGCGGAGCGGGGCGAGGGGGCGCTGCTGCCGGCCAGCGCCGCCGCCCCGAGCGGGCGCCTGGGCGGCCCCGTGGGCGACTGGCTCGCCGCCGAGTGGCGACCCGCGGCGGCCGGCGCGCTCGCGCCGCTCAGCCTGGAGGACCGCTGGATCCTCAGCCGACTCGTCGCCGTGCGCGAGCAGGTGCAGCGCGACCTGGAGGGCTTCCGCTTCGGCGACGCCGCCCGCGGCCTCTACGACTTCCTCTGGAAGGAGTACTGCGACTGGTACCTGGAGCTGACCAAGCCGCGCGTCTACGGCGAGGATCCCCGCGCCGCGGCCACGGCCCTGCTCACGGCCGCCGGCGTGCTCCACGCGACCCTGCGCCTGCTGCACCCCTTCATGCCCTACGTGACGGAGGCGATCTGGGAGCGCTTTCCCGGCGCGGCCGACCGCCTGATCGTCGCGCCCTGGCCGGCGCCGCCGGCCGCGCTGCGGGACGAGGCGGCCGAGCGCGAACTCGACTTCCGCATCGCCCTGATCTCCAGCGTGCGCGGCCTGCGCCAGGAGCTGGGCCTGCCGCCCGGCCGCGAGCTGACCCTGATCCTGCGCGGCGAGGGCCAGGCCCTGGCCGCCCAGCTCGGGGCGGCGCGACCTTTCCTTGCCAGCTTGGCCAAAGTGTCCGACTATCGCCTCGAGCCGCCCTCGCCGCGCAAGCCCAAGCCCGCGGCGGGCGCCTTCCTGCCCGGCCTCGAGATCTGGCTGCCGCTCAGCGGTCTCGTCGATCTTGCCGAGGAGCGGCGGCGGCTCGAGAAGGAGCTTGCCAAGCTGCAGCGCGAGATCGCCGGCAGCGAGGCGAAGCTGGCGAGCGCAGGCTTCCGTGCTCAGGCGCCCGCCGAGGTGGTGGCGCAGGTGGAGGCGCGGCTGGCGCTGGGGCGCGATACCGCACGCCGCCTGGGCGAGAGCCTGGAGAACTTGCGGGAGGACAATGACTGAGCGCACCCTCGGCGAGCGCATCCGGCAAGCGCGCGAGAGCCGTGGCTTGAGCCTCGAGGCGGTCGGCCGGGAGACGCGCCTGGCGCTCTCCGTCCTCCGCGCCCTCGAGGAGGACCGGCGCGCCGACCTGCCGGGCGACCTCTACGTCGCCAATGCGCTGCGCATGCTCGCGGAGCTGCTCGAGCTCGACCGCGGCGAACTCCTCAGCCTCTACCGCGCCGGCCAGGGGATCAGCGCGCCGGGCAGCTTCGGCCCCAGCGGTCGCGTCTGGCGAGAGGAAGTGCCGGAGACGCGCCTGGGCGGCTGGCAGCCGGGGCGGGGCCTCTGGCTGGCCCTCGGCGCCGTCGTCGTTGCGGGCGCCCTGCTCGCCACCGCGCTCTCCGTCTCCCGCCGCGAGGCGCCCCCCGGCCGGCTGGCCGAGCCGCCGGCGCCAGCCGCGGTGAGGGAAGCGCCAGCCATCGACGCCTCGCTCGGCCCCGTGGAGGCGCCACCGCCCGAGGAGGCGATCGCGAAGGCGCGCGCCGACTCCGTCGCCGCCGCCGCCGCCTGGGCGCAGGGCCCGCTGGCGCTCTCCGACAGCGGCGACGTGGCGATGCGGAGCGCTCCGCCCGCCCGCGCTGCGCTGCGCCTGGAGGTGGATGCCGCGCTGCCCTGTCGCCTCGAGCTCAACGTCGACGATCGGCTGCAGCTCGCGCGTGCGCTGGGCGCCGGCGACGTCTGGTGGGTCGAGGCCGACAGCTTCGTCGTCCTGAGCGCGGCCAGCGTGAGCGGCCTGGCCCTGCGCCTGAACGGCAGCGACTACCCGCTGCCGGCGGTCCCCACCGGCCAGCCGATCGCGCTGCGCCTGGACGCCCCCGTGACCGTGTCGGCGCCCGGCGACGGCTGATGGCTGTCCCCACCTGAGCGAGAGAGCCGCCCGATGTCCTCGCGCTACCCGCCC from bacterium encodes the following:
- a CDS encoding ATP-binding protein, with product MSIKWARITPTAHLHSEMPSMRSSPTDSRSSEAGLPVEQGPLYLWACDARLAARARAELGAAAARLAPLPPRAEWELALPAGTFGVLLTASGEESLPPAEALAALRAAGGRLVLFLPALDERSRRRLVRRGFHEALAPPFAGLDLGRLFADADRPLVLARRLPEFEARVESRVEFRLPAELRFVAPAAGFLCRLAREHGFHPRIWAEALPLALDEALANAIRHGCALDPAKEVRVLARFGPRRLRVRIEDPGAGFDPERVADPRSAEGLRRGSGRGLLLMRELVDRVEFRKGGRVVLLTVRRRAEGET
- a CDS encoding tetratricopeptide repeat protein, with translation MSPLNWYRKMQRRSQRRATLDALCSEAARDAEAALRWLDERLARGERAEIEAFFEEIPDPFALPVAAYAELIERSYRAELFEAGLRLAAAWRRSDPESARPLNQAARLHSLAGRFEQAHELHRLALALPSDAAESHYQLGCTLLRENRNLEAEAAFREALARDPRLAKAHTNLGFSLDRRGERDEAILHFRRAIQLDPHNAMGHLNLGALYGERGDYEQAIHLFRKTVELAPDGLEGRMSLGLALANCSRYGEAIGEFEGVLGLRPQHADARFHIALCHSRLGAHRKALAELERADAKDPRVRFYLGLCYVNLGEYAKALPCFQQVLELHPDDARSHYYLGIIYDQLGQAEAARQSYRQAEALGHRAGVARAVGA
- a CDS encoding response regulator; translation: MSKRILVVDDEASIRTLYSQELRDEGYLVQAVASAEEASLALAEQPVDLVILDIELPGKDGLAYLREVMEQYRDLRVVINSAYHSYKDDFTSWSAEASLVKSSDLDPLKATVRELLTK
- a CDS encoding tetratricopeptide repeat protein, encoding MPSLLRRLFGGRRDEDYSAGIALYNEGRFEEAIARFEAAIAGAAKSSTTYRLGTFYAAEAHANIGRSLLRSEHYDEARFHLEQALSETPNFPDIQYCLGVALFMGGERAAALPCFQRALAINPDYIEARCFLAVALDALGDAEGARRELRQAAALQSEIPISVNRFLLVHLKERETVLPEVGPVLELLESGAEFRELYGEGIAQFNLGQHALAAELLERAAAMKPHYADVQCQLGLARLKCGRTEPAIAAFGRALTVNPRFMEAAYFLGLAQLKAGHPLEAEESLAFARSLGGEGSDLLLHLAQARFQLGRNEEAALLLEELLGRHPEQSQARYLLGLLRHLEGRDDEALRLLREALGHNPSLGEAEVDLALLHAQRGEWEDADPHFRRLQERNPGDATLQAFLGQALLSRGDLEAALAAFTRALDLAPGDLYALRGRLRCELRLGRLAKAEALLAPLLAAHPDYPDLLKLRGDLAFKRGEYGAAAADYRAALALAPRYLEAELALALALRNQGRSAEATALLAPLVAQHPERLELRHLLDEHFALAEFEDAESD
- the recG gene encoding ATP-dependent DNA helicase RecG, whose translation is MQSGGARAEGLQRPVQFLKGVGPRRAADLARLGLHTAEDLLLHFPRDYLDLGESLPLAALTPGLRATVRGQVLASAERRPRQGLGILTVLIDDGTGRLQLVFFNQPYLKKQLANGVQVVANGEAAPFRGALQMQSPELEILGEEESPRLLGRRILPLYPATRGVGQRWLRRLLDGLLAEPGLVAGLPEILPAEWLRAEGWPARGAALRAIHFPEDRDELASARERLKFEELFLLQLLAALRRRQLAREAGPVLAGGERLLAPFLAGLPYQLTAAQARALAEIRGDLASGGRMNRLLQGDVGCGKTVVALAALLLAAEGGYQGAFMVPLEALARQHFANWAGPLAALGLRAGLLLGGGSQPAKERRSVLAGLADGAIDIAFGTQALIQDEIRFARLGLAVVDEQHRFGVLQRAGLRERGAPHVLVMTATPIPRSLAMTVYGDLELSVIDSLPPGRPGLVTRLATEEQLPRIHAFLRERVAAGERAFLIFPLVEEGDQAELAAATQAYEELAAGPLAGLGCGLIHGRLSAARKAAALAAFRSGERPVLVATTVIEVGIDVPEATLMLIHNPERFGLSQLHQLRGRIGRGRQKSYCILVAPAGMGETSRERLETFVKHRDGFRLAEEDLRLRGPGELFGQRQHGRPELSLAHPLADARLVALARERAAALVARDPELAAADLRALRELLQRVYRERLLLAGVG